From a region of the uncultured Draconibacterium sp. genome:
- a CDS encoding NapC/NirT family cytochrome c: MKLPSSIRNWISISGAVLAVFNLASILALFLLNIAFGFGGQYIGLFIFIILPGFMVVGLLLIPIGMRIYRKKARLAEKEGKRLNWPILDFNNLATRNASTIFIVGTIFLLILSSVGSYEAFHYTESVEFCGKLCHEVMEPEYVTYHGSSHERVACVECHVGSGASWYVKSKLSGLYQVYSVLANKYPQPIPTPIANLRPARETCEECHWPDKFYDNKMRVKHSFLTDEENTERIIHLQVKTSTQVTPQGVIKGIHQHISPEVKIEYKALDEKRQIIPWVKYTNTKTGEEYIYTDEMSMVSEAQLDSLETRVMDCLDCHNRPSHNYNAPQNFIDQSMAEGKISTELPAIKLAAMMALYQDYPNKDTAMIAIENQITEWFESGYPEVYETKKAEINQAIASIQEDYSNNIFPFMKVSWKEYPNNIGHMESDGCYRCHNDRHATTENKTISKDCSLCHNIIAQGTQDSMQYSTAFEALDFQHPVDVAEAWRSEMCSMCHTALY; encoded by the coding sequence ATGAAATTACCATCTTCAATAAGAAATTGGATTTCGATCTCGGGAGCAGTTTTGGCTGTTTTCAACCTGGCTAGTATCCTTGCCTTGTTTTTATTAAACATTGCCTTCGGATTTGGAGGACAGTATATTGGTTTATTCATCTTTATAATCTTGCCGGGTTTTATGGTTGTTGGATTGCTCTTGATCCCAATCGGAATGCGTATCTACCGGAAAAAAGCACGATTGGCAGAAAAAGAAGGTAAACGTTTAAACTGGCCTATTTTAGATTTTAACAACCTGGCTACACGAAATGCCAGTACTATTTTTATCGTTGGAACAATTTTTCTGCTCATTTTATCTTCTGTTGGCAGTTACGAAGCGTTTCACTACACCGAATCGGTAGAATTTTGTGGAAAGTTATGTCATGAAGTTATGGAACCGGAATACGTAACCTATCACGGTTCGTCGCACGAGCGTGTTGCCTGTGTGGAGTGCCACGTTGGTTCGGGAGCCAGCTGGTATGTAAAAAGTAAACTTTCAGGTTTATACCAGGTGTATTCTGTTTTGGCAAATAAATACCCACAACCCATCCCCACCCCAATTGCTAATTTGCGTCCGGCACGCGAAACATGCGAAGAATGTCACTGGCCCGATAAATTCTACGATAATAAAATGAGGGTAAAACATTCCTTCTTAACCGACGAAGAGAATACCGAACGTATCATTCATTTACAGGTAAAAACAAGTACACAAGTAACTCCTCAAGGTGTAATAAAAGGTATTCACCAGCATATTAGCCCCGAGGTGAAAATCGAATACAAAGCACTCGACGAGAAACGTCAGATTATTCCGTGGGTAAAATATACCAATACAAAAACCGGAGAAGAATACATTTATACTGACGAGATGAGCATGGTTTCGGAAGCCCAGCTCGATTCGCTGGAAACACGTGTAATGGACTGTTTAGATTGCCACAACAGGCCATCGCACAATTACAATGCTCCGCAAAACTTTATCGATCAGTCGATGGCAGAGGGAAAAATATCAACCGAACTACCTGCCATAAAACTGGCAGCCATGATGGCTCTTTACCAGGATTATCCGAACAAAGATACGGCAATGATTGCTATCGAAAACCAGATCACAGAATGGTTTGAAAGCGGTTATCCCGAAGTTTACGAAACAAAAAAAGCGGAAATAAATCAGGCAATAGCCAGCATTCAGGAAGATTATTCCAATAATATCTTTCCGTTTATGAAAGTAAGCTGGAAAGAATATCCAAATAACATTGGACATATGGAATCGGACGGATGTTATCGTTGTCATAACGACCGCCATGCAACAACCGAAAACAAGACAATTTCAAAAGACTGTTCGCTGTGTCACAACATCATCGCACAGGGAACGCAGGATAGTATGCAATATTCTACCGCTTTCGAGGCTTTAGATTTCCAACACCCTGTAGATGTTGCCGAAGCATGGAGATCAGAAATGTGTTCTATGTGTCATACAGCATTATATTAA
- a CDS encoding DUF5777 family beta-barrel protein: MKKYILILIILGVTYSTSFAQEEEADPVYAFNSGILIDAQTSYIPDARTLEFVIQHKFGSIDNGKSDLWGIYGSANVRLGLNYVPLKNFQIGAGITKRNMYTDFSAKWKVLQQKTSGMPISVTLFGNVAIDGRDAELIGTGKIVDTKGQTLPNYIDFNDRLSYFSQAMVTRKFGDWAALQAAASFTHYNMAGWDYNHDVVGLHFSGRIKFSPQGSFIFNYDKPLKIDNITEQYTWDTHAKENVSVGVEFFTFTHAFQIYVGSAQGILPQDMMMYNQNDWTNKKGLAIGFTITRIWMF, from the coding sequence ATGAAAAAATATATATTGATTCTGATTATTTTAGGAGTAACTTATTCCACTTCGTTTGCTCAGGAAGAGGAAGCAGATCCGGTTTACGCTTTTAACAGCGGAATTCTGATCGATGCTCAAACCTCTTACATTCCCGATGCACGAACACTGGAGTTTGTTATTCAACACAAATTCGGTTCAATCGATAATGGGAAATCCGACTTGTGGGGAATTTATGGAAGTGCAAATGTTAGGTTAGGCCTAAACTATGTTCCACTCAAAAATTTCCAAATCGGTGCAGGTATTACCAAAAGGAACATGTACACCGATTTCAGTGCAAAGTGGAAAGTACTTCAGCAAAAAACCAGTGGTATGCCCATATCTGTTACCTTATTTGGTAATGTAGCAATTGATGGCAGAGATGCAGAATTGATTGGTACCGGAAAAATTGTTGATACAAAAGGACAAACATTGCCTAATTATATCGATTTTAACGATAGACTGTCATATTTTTCACAAGCAATGGTTACCCGTAAATTCGGAGATTGGGCTGCATTACAAGCCGCCGCGAGTTTTACCCATTACAATATGGCTGGATGGGATTACAATCACGATGTCGTAGGACTGCATTTTAGTGGACGAATTAAATTCTCGCCACAAGGATCATTCATCTTCAACTACGATAAACCACTAAAGATTGATAACATAACAGAACAATACACCTGGGACACACATGCTAAAGAAAATGTGTCGGTTGGTGTGGAATTCTTTACATTCACCCATGCTTTTCAGATTTATGTCGGATCAGCACAGGGAATTTTACCTCAGGATATGATGATGTACAACCAAAATGACTGGACAAACAAGAAAGGTTTGGCCATTGGATTTACCATAACTCGTATCTGGATGTTCTAA
- a CDS encoding cytochrome c3 family protein — protein sequence MEYLSNKLVAKDLFDVRSGANSGLVKIFLIVGLLLLPGLQLMAQSNDDCAMCHDDPELFTIVNGREVSRYIPAGILEKSVHNYLECISCHTDADVEEFPHADKLQPVNCGDCHDEAMTKFMDGVHGIAFEKGSRNAPNCAECHGTHQILSSADPQSRTYKMYIPVLCGTCHREGAPVARAYNIGEHNIVENYTQGIHGKGLFNSGLVVTATCNNCHGNHLILPHTNMNSSISEKNIAATCMQCHARIEDVHIKIINKELWEKSPGAIPACTDCHPPHKVELKNIIENISDKTCLKCHEQPDIHKIVDDAQVSLHVDVNEFINSAHNNITCVKCHSDVTANIARPCETSGKVDCSSCHAEESDIYFQSGHGEAYFAKHENAPYCTDCHGSHHVIPSENENSPTFRSAVPKLCGECHKENGQAVAGTNLKETDAYFDYSTSVHGRSLEEKGLLSAAICTDCHTTHFMLKEDDERSSVNPSNLAKTCGNCHKGIYDQYIDSEHGINANTEELKFPTCETCHSAHNISEVHESKFMSEISSQCGQCHQELTETYLETYHGKVYQLGYLQAARCSDCHGAHNIYRMDNPKSTISPRNIVQTCAKCHTDANMKFTGYLTHATHYDKSNFPWLYYTFWAMTGLLLSVFAFFGLHTLLWIPRSLGAMIKKRNELKPLGKQMYIRRFQKKNRITHIFVIVSFILLALTGMILKFAYMEWAQFLADVIGGAHIAGFIHRTAALVTFGYFIFHVVALLKVKFKHGVKVSKFIFSSNSLMFNRKDIRDFWASIKWFIGIGPRPEYGRWTYWEKFDYFAVFWGVLVIGSTGLMLWFPEVFTRFLPGWLINVAQIIHSDEALLAVGFIFTIHFFNTHLRPESFPMDTVIFTGYVLEEEYKKDRPHEYEQLVKSGKINQVRVEKEFTKEKMRTIKIFGFTALFAGVIMVILIIYSLIFH from the coding sequence ATGGAATACTTGAGTAACAAATTAGTAGCCAAAGATCTGTTCGATGTACGCTCCGGAGCAAATTCAGGATTGGTTAAAATCTTTTTAATCGTCGGTTTGCTCCTGTTGCCCGGATTACAACTTATGGCACAATCCAACGATGATTGTGCCATGTGCCACGACGACCCGGAACTTTTTACCATTGTAAACGGCCGGGAAGTTTCGAGGTATATTCCTGCCGGCATTCTTGAAAAATCAGTACACAATTACCTTGAATGTATTTCGTGCCACACCGATGCTGACGTAGAAGAATTTCCTCATGCCGATAAACTGCAACCTGTAAACTGTGGCGACTGTCATGACGAAGCTATGACTAAATTCATGGACGGTGTTCATGGAATAGCTTTTGAAAAAGGCTCACGAAATGCGCCCAACTGCGCCGAATGCCACGGAACGCACCAGATACTTAGCTCTGCCGATCCGCAATCGCGCACGTACAAAATGTACATCCCCGTTTTGTGTGGGACCTGCCACCGCGAAGGCGCACCGGTTGCACGAGCTTACAATATTGGCGAGCACAACATTGTTGAGAACTACACACAGGGCATTCACGGAAAAGGACTATTTAACAGTGGACTGGTCGTTACAGCCACATGTAATAATTGTCACGGCAACCACCTTATTCTCCCCCACACCAATATGAATTCCAGCATTTCGGAGAAAAACATTGCTGCAACCTGTATGCAATGCCATGCACGAATTGAAGATGTACATATAAAGATCATCAACAAGGAACTTTGGGAGAAAAGCCCGGGGGCTATTCCGGCATGCACCGACTGCCATCCTCCACATAAAGTTGAACTGAAAAATATTATCGAAAACATTTCTGATAAAACCTGTTTAAAATGCCACGAACAACCCGATATCCACAAAATAGTGGATGATGCACAGGTTTCTCTTCATGTTGATGTAAATGAATTTATTAATTCGGCTCACAATAACATTACCTGCGTAAAATGCCACTCGGATGTTACCGCAAATATTGCCCGGCCGTGCGAAACATCGGGTAAGGTAGACTGCTCGAGTTGCCACGCCGAAGAATCCGATATCTATTTCCAAAGTGGCCATGGAGAAGCCTATTTTGCCAAACACGAAAATGCACCATATTGTACCGATTGTCATGGATCGCATCATGTAATTCCTTCCGAAAATGAAAATTCACCAACTTTCCGCTCGGCTGTACCAAAACTTTGCGGCGAATGTCATAAAGAAAATGGTCAGGCAGTTGCTGGCACAAATCTGAAGGAGACCGATGCCTATTTCGATTATTCAACAAGTGTTCACGGAAGAAGCCTGGAGGAAAAAGGACTCTTATCGGCCGCTATTTGCACCGACTGCCACACCACACACTTCATGTTGAAAGAAGATGATGAGCGATCATCGGTGAATCCGTCCAACCTGGCCAAAACATGTGGTAATTGCCACAAAGGAATTTACGACCAGTACATTGATAGTGAACATGGAATTAATGCCAATACCGAAGAGTTGAAATTCCCTACCTGCGAAACCTGCCACTCGGCCCACAATATTTCGGAAGTTCATGAAAGCAAATTTATGTCGGAGATTAGTTCGCAGTGCGGACAGTGTCACCAGGAACTGACAGAAACTTACCTGGAAACCTATCACGGAAAAGTGTATCAATTGGGTTATCTGCAGGCCGCACGTTGTTCCGACTGCCACGGTGCTCATAATATTTACCGGATGGACAATCCGAAATCAACAATCAGTCCGCGGAATATTGTGCAAACCTGTGCCAAATGCCATACCGATGCCAATATGAAATTTACCGGTTACCTTACCCATGCCACCCACTACGACAAAAGTAACTTCCCGTGGCTATATTACACCTTTTGGGCGATGACCGGATTACTTTTAAGCGTGTTTGCCTTTTTCGGACTACACACCTTATTGTGGATACCCCGTTCGCTGGGTGCCATGATCAAAAAACGAAATGAGCTAAAACCATTAGGCAAACAAATGTATATCAGACGCTTCCAGAAGAAAAACAGGATAACCCACATTTTTGTAATTGTTAGTTTCATCCTGCTTGCCCTTACCGGAATGATTTTGAAATTTGCCTACATGGAATGGGCCCAGTTTTTGGCCGACGTCATTGGCGGTGCTCATATTGCCGGCTTCATTCATCGAACGGCCGCCCTGGTCACTTTCGGATATTTTATATTCCATGTGGTAGCGTTATTAAAAGTTAAATTTAAACATGGAGTAAAAGTCAGCAAATTTATTTTCAGCAGTAACTCTCTGATGTTTAACAGAAAAGACATACGCGACTTTTGGGCATCAATTAAATGGTTTATAGGAATTGGTCCGCGACCGGAATACGGCAGATGGACCTACTGGGAAAAATTCGACTACTTTGCCGTATTTTGGGGAGTGCTGGTGATCGGCTCTACCGGATTGATGTTGTGGTTTCCCGAAGTCTTTACCAGGTTCCTGCCCGGTTGGCTCATTAATGTTGCGCAAATTATTCATAGCGACGAGGCTTTACTTGCCGTTGGATTTATTTTTACCATTCATTTTTTTAATACGCACCTTCGCCCTGAATCCTTCCCGATGGACACCGTAATTTTCACTGGTTATGTTCTGGAAGAAGAATACAAAAAAGATAGACCTCACGAATATGAGCAATTGGTAAAATCAGGGAAAATTAATCAAGTTCGCGTTGAAAAAGAGTTTACAAAAGAAAAGATGAGAACCATCAAAATTTTTGGATTCACCGCACTTTTCGCCGGTGTAATCATGGTAATACTGATAATTTACTCTTTAATTTTCCATTAA
- a CDS encoding cytochrome b/b6 domain-containing protein — MSSENKIYFYPLWLRIWHGINALGIILLIITGISMNSGFEDSLISFKLIITVHNYAGVIVTLNYLLFLIGNMVTSNKKFYIVKPKNFLKRPMKQAYYYAWGMFHGMKAPYPLSEKRKFNPLQKYTYLAVMYLIVPLVIISGIGLMFPELIFNKIYNISGVLITAVTHSAMGFFISIFLIIHLYIASIGKSPLDNFRSIVNGWHHV, encoded by the coding sequence ATGAGCTCAGAGAACAAAATATATTTCTACCCGCTTTGGTTACGCATTTGGCATGGTATAAACGCCTTGGGTATTATTCTTCTTATCATTACCGGAATAAGTATGAACTCGGGTTTTGAGGACTCGCTAATTAGCTTTAAACTAATTATTACCGTTCACAATTATGCAGGAGTGATCGTTACTTTAAATTACCTGCTGTTTTTAATTGGGAACATGGTAACCTCAAATAAAAAGTTTTATATCGTTAAACCAAAGAATTTTTTGAAACGCCCGATGAAACAGGCTTACTATTATGCATGGGGAATGTTTCACGGAATGAAAGCCCCCTACCCGCTTTCTGAGAAACGAAAGTTTAATCCGCTGCAAAAATATACCTACCTGGCTGTTATGTATTTGATTGTTCCACTGGTAATAATTAGTGGTATCGGATTGATGTTTCCGGAGTTGATTTTTAATAAAATATACAACATCAGCGGTGTTCTTATCACTGCTGTAACGCATTCAGCTATGGGATTCTTTATTTCCATATTCCTGATCATCCACCTTTACATTGCATCAATTGGCAAGTCGCCGCTTGATAATTTCAGAAGTATTGTAAATGGGTGGCACCACGTATAA
- a CDS encoding cytochrome c3 family protein: protein MKYFIPLQILMLLTITLKSFGQFYDDPKNHDCLKCHSQQTYSFHNEMMDTEEKRLMNPYLMIDTVKLRTGVHQNFDCTDCHSFDYTTYPHAASLKLEPMMTCLDCHAGDESFAKYEFEKIDEEVNKSIHRQGFGDNFTCSKCHNQHYYSTTARTSSSIVEIVENSNNMCLSCHNDIKKYSLVSGDLKAAVVDIHNWLPNQELHFKHVRCIECHTAVEDDLMVSHNILAKEEAVRRCAECHSANSLLKASLYKYQNLQERAEDGTALGVLSNENYVIGSHQIPILRTISLIIFFAAMAGIIIHVIFRTIIKKK, encoded by the coding sequence ATGAAATATTTCATTCCATTACAAATTCTGATGCTTTTGACGATTACGTTAAAAAGTTTCGGGCAATTTTACGACGATCCCAAAAATCACGATTGTTTAAAGTGTCACTCTCAACAGACCTATTCATTTCATAACGAGATGATGGATACCGAGGAAAAACGTCTGATGAATCCATACCTGATGATTGATACCGTGAAACTACGTACAGGTGTTCATCAAAATTTCGACTGCACGGATTGTCACTCATTCGACTATACAACCTATCCGCATGCTGCATCGTTAAAGCTGGAACCAATGATGACATGTCTGGATTGCCATGCCGGCGACGAGTCGTTTGCAAAATATGAGTTTGAAAAGATCGACGAAGAAGTAAATAAGAGTATACACCGTCAGGGTTTTGGCGATAACTTTACCTGCTCAAAATGCCATAACCAACACTACTACTCTACCACTGCCCGCACAAGTAGCAGTATTGTTGAGATTGTTGAAAACAGTAACAACATGTGTTTATCGTGCCATAATGATATAAAAAAATATAGCCTGGTATCCGGCGATTTAAAAGCGGCCGTTGTTGATATTCACAACTGGTTGCCAAACCAGGAGCTCCATTTTAAACACGTACGTTGTATCGAGTGCCATACCGCAGTTGAAGACGACTTAATGGTGTCGCACAACATTCTTGCAAAAGAAGAAGCTGTTCGCCGTTGCGCTGAATGTCACTCTGCAAATTCATTGCTAAAGGCATCGTTATACAAATACCAGAACCTGCAGGAAAGAGCCGAAGACGGAACTGCACTTGGAGTGCTCTCGAATGAAAATTACGTGATTGGATCGCACCAAATTCCAATTTTGAGAACAATTAGTTTAATTATCTTTTTTGCAGCAATGGCTGGAATTATCATCCACGTAATATTTAGAACTATCATCAAAAAGAAATAA